Proteins encoded within one genomic window of Granulicella pectinivorans:
- the clpP gene encoding ATP-dependent Clp endopeptidase proteolytic subunit ClpP, with the protein MLNRSRRKESAMGYMPFVVEQTSRGERSYDIYSRLLRDNIIFLGTPIDDSVANVIIAQLLFLSSEDPDKDIQLYINSPGGSITAGLAIYDTMQWIKNDVMTFCIGQAASMGAFLLMAGKKGKRFALPNSRILIHQPSMGGLSGQATDIDIHAREILRIREITNTLMAKSTGQALSQIERDVERDFIMTAPQAREYGIIDDIIDRPRT; encoded by the coding sequence TTGCTTAACCGAAGTCGGAGAAAAGAGAGCGCCATGGGATACATGCCATTCGTCGTCGAGCAGACCAGCCGTGGAGAACGCAGCTATGACATCTATAGCCGCCTCCTTCGCGACAACATCATCTTCCTGGGCACGCCCATCGATGACAGCGTAGCCAACGTCATCATCGCCCAACTGCTCTTCCTCTCGAGCGAAGATCCCGACAAGGACATCCAGCTCTACATCAACTCGCCCGGTGGCTCCATCACCGCGGGCCTCGCCATCTACGACACCATGCAGTGGATCAAGAACGACGTCATGACCTTCTGCATCGGTCAGGCCGCCTCCATGGGAGCTTTCCTGCTGATGGCAGGCAAGAAGGGCAAGCGTTTCGCCCTGCCCAACTCCCGCATCCTCATCCACCAGCCCTCCATGGGCGGTCTCTCCGGACAGGCGACGGACATCGACATCCACGCACGCGAGATCCTTCGCATCCGCGAGATCACCAACACCCTCATGGCCAAGAGCACCGGTCAGGCCCTCTCCCAGATCGAGCGCGACGTAGAGCGCGACTTCATCATGACCGCCCCCCAGGCCCGCGAGTACGGCATCATCGACGACATCATCGACCGCCCCCGCACCTAA